One stretch of Leptolyngbya sp. CCY15150 DNA includes these proteins:
- a CDS encoding integrin alpha, with product SAGDINGDGVDDLIIGAPFADSNGFDSGSSYVVFGGGDFSIPLNLSTLSGSNGFRLVGGAQFDRFGFSVSSAGDVNGDGVDDLIIGAPSADPNG from the coding sequence AGTGCCGGGGATATCAATGGCGATGGCGTCGATGACCTGATCATTGGCGCACCCTTTGCCGACTCCAACGGCTTCGATTCCGGCTCTAGCTATGTGGTGTTTGGTGGTGGTGATTTTAGTATCCCCCTCAATCTATCCACCCTCAGTGGCAGCAATGGCTTTCGTCTCGTTGGGGGGGCACAATTTGACCGTTTCGGTTTTTCAGTGAGCAGTGCCGGGGATGTCAATGGCGATGGCGTCGATGACCTGATCATTGGCGCACCCAGTGCCGACCCCAACGG